A single Caretta caretta isolate rCarCar2 chromosome 2, rCarCar1.hap1, whole genome shotgun sequence DNA region contains:
- the LOC125630983 gene encoding uncharacterized protein LOC125630983 translates to MPSCARRSPVWSNGEVLDLISVWREEAVQSQLCSSYRNYDTFGQIPRDMMERGYDWDTQQCGVKVKELQNAYRKARKANSRSGGASATCRFYKELDAILGSDPTSTPRTTMDTSEPSSTRQGEEEEEDTPESLDACSQELFSSQEEDATLRSELSVLSWAERLQRLRKRPRKSKEDMLQEVMQQSPKENQKVQEWRENKSRIRQENAVHRQQSTELRQQSTDWLISIMERQADSIQTLEAIQAECYHAHRPLQPLSQNSLPCVPMSSPTHFPQHPGSYHHQLPPVPVASPPSSENYDPYPLRSAPLTMHYNHPEVQHSLHSTPDRKAEYDNRTDANLS, encoded by the exons atgccttcatgtgccaggcgatccccagtgtggagcaatggcgaggtgctggacctcatcagtgtttggagggaggaagctgtccagtcccagctgtgctccagctataggaattatgatacctttgggcagataccaagagacatgatggaaaggggctaTGActgggacacacagcagtgcggagttaaagtgaaggagctgcagaatgcctaccgcaaagcccgcaaggcaaacagccgctctggtgGTGCATCCgcaacctgccgtttctacaaagagctagaCGCGATACTTGGGAGCGACCCTACCTCCACTccgaggaccaccatggacacttcagagcccagttcaacaaggcagggggaggaggaggaagaagacaccccggaatccctagacgcatgcagccaggagctgttctcaagccaggaggaag atgcaaccttgagatctgaGCTGTCTGTGTTATCATGGGCCGAGAGACTGCAAAGACTCAGGAAGAGGCCACGaaaaagcaaagaagacatgctgcAAGAAGTGATGCAGCAATCTCCTAAAGagaatcaaaaagtgcaggagtggagggagaaCAAAAGCAGGATCCGCCAGGAAAACGCAGTGCACCGACAGCAAAGCACggagctccggcagcaaagcacggattggctgataagcatcatggagcgccaagcggactcgatccagaCGCTGGAAGCCATACAGGCGGAGTGCTACCATGCCCAtcgccccctgcagcccttgtcccaaaactctttgcCTTGTGTCCCCATGTCatctccaacccactttccccaacatccgggttcttatcaccaccagctgcctccagtacctgtagcttcaccacccagctctgaaaactacgacccttacccactgcgcTCAGCCCCCCTCACCATGCATTAtaaccatcctgaagtgcagcactcattgcatagcactccagacaggaaggctgaataTGATAACAGGACAGATGCAAATCTGTCATAG